The genomic interval CCGTGGTCCGTGCCGACGACGTGGTCGTGGTAGTGCCAGTAGCCCGCGCTGCCCGGCTCGTAGGTGCCGTCCTTGCGGACGCGCGGGGCGTGGGTGCGCCAGGTGTACGTCCGGGAGCCGCCGGGCTCGACGTGACTCCTGTTCATCCGGGTGCCGTCGTTGGCGATGTCGTAGTCGACGCCGTGGACGTGGAGGCTGGCGTCGACGTCGGTGAGGTTCTCGAACTCGATGTGGACCGTGTCGCCCTCGTTCAGCTCGATGAGGGGGCCGGGGATCGAGGCCTTGCCCTTCTCGAAGCCGTAGCCCAGCTCGCCGTTCGGCAACTTCTCGGCGTACATCTTCAGCCGTCGCACCACCCCACCGGCCGGGGCCGTACGGGGCGGATTCTCGGCCGAGCTCGCCTCCACCGCTCCGAGCGACAACGATGTCACCCCGGTCGCGGCCGCGGCTGCGCCACCGACCAGCATCCGCCGGCTGAAGGTCCTTCGGTCCATGTCGAACTCCCCACTGCGATAAGAGAACTGGCGATGCCGCAGGAAACGGAACGGCGCTCACGGGATCCCGGAACGGGCCACACCGTAGCCGGGGCATCCTCGTTTATCCACACCCAGGACAAAGTTCACACGATTGCTGCCATACCTATTGGCGTACCGCGAAAAGAGGTCTAGCTTCGTGCGCTGTCACAGTGAATCAAGAGGTACCGACGAAGAGTGAGCAAGCCACAGTCACCGAGAGGTGCAGTGACCACAGAGGGGTGGGTGACCACATGCAGCGCGCATCACATCACCGGTCCAGATCACGACGCGGCCTCGCGGCGGCCGTGGCGGCCGGCGCACTGACCGTGTCCATGCTGGGCGGCGGCGGCCCGGCCAGCGCGGATCAGTCGCCGGACCGGGCCCTGGTCGAGAAGATGGCGACAACGTTGTCCTTGCCGACTCCGCCCGGTTCCGCCAAGCAGGTCAAGGTGTTGGTCTTCCACGCCTCGGCCGGCGACGAGGCACCGTACACGGACGCCGGTATCGCGGCGATCGAGAAGATCGGGCTGAGCGGCCCGGAGTCCGGGCGGTTCGCCACCGTGGCCACAGCGGACCCCCGGGTCTTCACCAACGGCAAGCGGCTCGGCTCGTTCCACGCCGTCGTCTTCCTGACCGGCGGGGGCGACGTCCTCGACCCGGAGCAGGAAGCCGGCCTGGAGGCCTACATGGAGGCGGGCGGCGGTTTCCTCGGCATCCATGACGCGGCGCGGACCGAACCGTACTCGGACTGGTTCACCGGACTGGTCGGAGCGCGCCCCGCGGCGAACAGCCCGGCTTCCACGCAGCGGGCGACCGTGGAGATCGGCGACCGGGTCCACCCGGCCACCAAGAACCTGCCGTTGGAGTGGAAGCGCCCCGACAAGTGGCTCAACTGGACGAAGAACCCGTCCGGTGACGTCCACACCGTGGCGCGCGTGCGGGAGATGACGTACAAGCCGGGCGCGAGCGCCAACGGCTGGGACCACCCGGTCTCCTGGTGCCGCGACTACGACGGCGGCCGGTCCTTCTACACGGCCATGGGCGGTACGGCGAACAGCTTCGCGGAGACCGACTTCCGCGACCATCTGCGCGGTGCCCTCGCCTGGACGAACCGGACCTCGCAGGCCGACTGCAAGGCGACGATCACCTCCAACTACACCGCCGAGCGCCTGACCCAGCCCAACCAGCCGGGCCAGAACGACCAGATCGGCGAGCCGCACGGTCTGGTGACCGCACCGGACGGACGGGTCTTCTACATCGGGCGCGGCGGGGCCGACAGCTCCGTGCCGGTCGTCACCGACTGGAACGACCCGGACATCGGCAAGGGCAAGGGCGAGATCCACGTCTACGACCCGGAGACCAGGAAGGTCACCCTGGCGGGTGCGCTGGACGTCTTCGGCAACAAGGGCGGCGGGGACGAACTGGTCAAGGTCGAGGAGGGGTTGCTCGGCATCGAGCTGGACCCGGACTTCGCGTCCAACGGGTGGGTGTATCTGCACTACACCCCGCACGCGAAGATCGACCGCGACAAACGCATGGCGACCCGTCAGGTCTCCCGCTTCACCTTCGACTCCGCGACCAACAAGCTGGACCTGGCCTCGGAGAAGGTGCTGCTCGGCTGGCCGGTGCAGATCAACAGCTGCTGCCACGCGGGCGGCGGCATGGCCTGGGACTCCGGGGACAACCTGTACATCGCGACCGGCGACAACAACTCCTCCGGCTTCAGCGGTGGTTACTCCGGCAACAACCCGGAGCCGAACTACAAGGGCGTCGGCTTCGCCGACGCGCGGCGCACCGCGGGCAACACCAACAACCTCAACGGGAAGATCCTGCGGATCCACCCGGAGGACGACGGCACGTACACCCTGCCGTCCGGCAACCTCTTCACCGGCGAGGAGCCGGACGAGGGCGGCGGCAAGACCCGCGGCGAGATCTACGTGATGGGCGTGCGCAACCCGGCCCGGATCTCGATCGACACCGCGACGGACACGCTGTACGCGGGGTGGGTCGGCCCCGACGCGGGCGCCCCGTCCACCACCTGGGGCCCGGCGAAGTACGACACGTTCGCCGCGATCACCAAGGCGGGCAACCACGGCTGGCCGTACTGCATGGGCAACAACCAGCCCTACCGGGACCGTAATCTGCCCGACCCGAGCAAGCCGCTGGGCTGGTACGACTGCGACGCGCCGAAGAACGAGTCGCCGCACAACGACGGCCTGGTCAAGATCCCGCCGGTGACCCCGAACACCATCTGGTACTCCCCGCAGGGCGGCGGGGTCGACTACCCGCGCGACGAGAACGGCGTACCGAGCTACAAGACGGAGGAGGGCAAGCAGCTGCTCCCCTGGCTCAAGGGCGGCGGGCAGGCCACGATGAACGGCCCGGTCTACCGCCACGACGCGCAGAGCGAGTCCACCGCCAAGTGGCCCGCCTACTGGGACGGCAAGTGGTTCGTCGGCGACTTCTACGACGACACCCAGCCCCGGCACGCCGTGCTCACCGACCCGAAGACGGTCGGCAAGGGCGGACTGCCCACGCACGCCGAGTCGTTGAAGAAGATCATCCCGGTCGGGGCGGACGGCATCCGCAACCTGATGGACTGGAAGTTCGCGCCGGACGGCTCGCTGTACGTCCTGGACTACGGGCGCGGCTTCTTCACCTCCGACCCCAAGTCCGCGCTGTGGCGCGTGACGTACAAGGGCGGCGCCGCGACCCCGGCCGCCAAGGATCTCGTCGGAAAGGCGGCGGCGAAGTGAGACACCACTCGCTCCTGACACGCGGGCGGCACCGTCCGCCGAGCTTCTGGGTGGCCCTGCTGGCCTCCCTCCTCATGGTCCTCGGACTGACCTCGACGGCCGCGTACGGCAAGGGGGACGACGCTCCCCCGGCGGCCGCCGCCGACCAGGTGCTGACCTGGACCGCGGGCGATCCGATCGACCGCTATCTGTCCGCGCCGAAGACGGCGGTGGCCGGCAAGGCGACCATCGTCTTCGAGAACAGCACGGCCACCGGGAACACGACGAGCATGCCGCACACGCTGACGTTCGGCGTGTCGGACCCGGAGTTCAACAACGACGTCCAGCTGAACATCCTGGCCAACCCGGGCGACGCCGAGGGCGGCAAGCACAGCGTGGAGGTCACGCTGTCGCCCGGCCGGTACTTCTACCACTGCACGATCCCCGGCCACGGCATGATGCAGGGCATCCTGACCGTCACCGAGGGCAGCGGCGAGGACACCGAGGCCCCCGCGACCTCGGCGAAGGTCGACGGCGACCAGAACGGTGACGGCGCGTACATCGGCCAGGCCACCGTCGCCGTCGAGGCCACCGACGCCGGCTCCGGCGTCGACACCGTCGAGTTCGCCCTCGGGGCGGACGGCGAGTGGCAGCCCTACACCGCGCCCGTCGTGGTGAACGAGGTCGGCGACCACACGGTCCGCTACCGGGCCACCGACAAGGCGGGCAACGTGGCGGCGGAGAAATCCGTCGACTTCGCGGTCGCCGCGCCGCCGACCGACGACAAGACGCCGCCGGAGACCTCGGCGACCGTCTCGGGCGAGAAGGACGACGCGGGCGCGTACCTGGGCATGGCCACGGTCACCGTGACCGCGTCCGACACCGGGTCCGGCGTCAACACCATCGAGTACGCGCTCGGCGCGGACGGCGCGTGGCAGCCGTACACCGCACCGGTGATGGTCCACGAGCTGGGTGAGCACCAGGTCCGCTACCGGGCCACCGACCGGTCGGGCAACGTGGCGGACGAGAAGGCCGTCGACTTCACCGTGGTCGAGCCGCCGTCCCAGGACCAGACGGCTCCGGAGACCTCGGTGAAGGTCGAGGGCGACAAGAACAGCGACGGCGCGTTCATCACCAGCGCCAAGGCCACCGTCTCGGCGACCGACGACGACTCGGGCGTGGACAAGGTCGAGTACAGCCTCGACGGCGGTCCCTACCTCGCCTACACCACCCCGGTGATCGTCGACCGGGTCGGCTACCACTCCATCGCCCACCGGGCGACGGACAAGGCGGGCAACACCTCCGAGGCGAAGAAGGTGTCGTTCACCATCGCCCAGGGCGGCGGGGTTCCCGCCCCGAACTGCGCGGAGTTCGACGAGCGGCACACCGTCTTCGTCGGCACGATCGACACGGGCGTCCCGAACCGGATCACCCGTAACCGCTGCACGATCAACGAGCTGATCGAGGACGAGAAGGACTGGTCCTCCCACGCGCTGTTCCTCAAGCACGTGACGACGGTGCTCGACAGGCTGAAGGCCGACGGCGTCATCGACCTGCGCGAGCGCCGGGCGATCAACCAGGCCGCCAAGCAGTCGGGCATCGGGAAGCCGGGCCAGGTCGAGGGCTACACCAAGCTCTTCGACGGCACGGCGGACTCGCTCGCCAAGTGGAGCCACGTGGGCGGCGGCAAGTTCGAGCTGAACGAGGAGGAGGGCTCCATCACCAGCTCCACCACGGTCGGTGGAATGGGCATGCTGTGGCTGCCGAACCGGGCCTACGGCGACTACTCGCTCAAGCTCCAGTGGCGGGACGACGCCCCGGGCTCGGGCAACGCCAACGGCGGGGTCTTCGTCCGCTTCCCGAAGGTCCACGACCACCCGGAGGAGTCGCGTCCGGAGTGGGTCGCCATCAAGTACGGCCATGAGATCCAGATCAACGACCGGCCGGACGGCGACATGTACAAGACCGGTTCGGTGTACGGCTTCGACCGGGTGGGGCTCGGCGGCGCCGGCGTCACGCCGAAGGGGACCTGGAACGACTACGAGATCAAGGTGGTGGACCAGCACTACGAGATCTACCGCAACGGTGTCCTGATCAACGAGTTCGACAACACCGGTGGTCAGCTCTTCGAGCCGCCGCGGGGCGACGACCCGGGCACCGACGGCCGGCGGTTCGCCTCCGGTTACATCGGGCTCCAGGTGCACGGCGTCACCGACGTCATCTCGTACCGCGACATCCGGATCAAGGAGCTGTAGACCGCGGGGCCCGCTCAGGTGGCCGCGTCCGCATGCTCCGGCGTGCGGGCGCGGCCACCGGGGTGCCGGTGGCGCCACACCCAGAACACCGTGCAGGAGACCAGCGCCCAGCCGGCGAGGACCAGGTACGGGAAGACGAACTGGTGGCCCTGGTAGTAGACGGCGGTGTGCTGGGCGTTGACGGAGGCGCCCGGCGGCAGCCAGCGGCCGATGTGCCCGAGCGCCGAGGGCAGCAGCGGCCAGGACACCGCGCCGCCGGAGGACGGGTTGCCGAGCAGCACCATGACGCCCCAGGTGGGGATCATCGCCCAGCGGCCCATCAACGTGTTGAACATGGTGAAGACCATGCCGGAGGTGAACATCGTGAACGCCAGGATCAGCCAGGACTGGACGAACGGCAGGTCCACCGCCCCGAGCCACCAGTCCACGGCCGCCGCGATGGCGAAGCCGCCGAGCAGGGCGTAGGCGACGGTGAAGGCGATCCGCTCGGCCGGATTCAGGCCGTGGGCGTGCACGCTGAGCTGGATCGCGCCGAGGAAGCCCATGATCACGGCGGCCAGCGAGATGTAGAACAGGGCGAGTCCGCGCGGGTCGCCCCGCTGGAGCGGCTTGATGTCCCGGACCGTGACCTCGACCCCGGTGGCCTCGCCCACCTCCAGGCCCGCCTTGCCGAGCAGCTCGGCCACGGACGCGCCGGAGGCTCCGGCCACGTCGAGCGCCACTCCCCCGTCGGACGCGCGCACGATGGCGAAGACCTTCTGCTCGTCGAGGGCGCGGCGGGCGTCGGCGACGTCCGGGTAGTCGCGCAGTTCGAGGGAGGCGTCAAGGGCCTTCTCCATGCCGGCGACGAACGCCTCGCCGCGCGCCGCCTCCGGCCGGGTGACCAGGGCGGCGGGGATGCGGTGCGGGGTCGGGTCGGCCATCGCGTACGTGTAGGACCCGGCGAAGAGACCGGCCGCGGCGGCGACGATCAGGACGAGGACGGTCGCCGGGAGGAACGGGCTGTGCTTGAAAGCCTCCCAGCGCTCGCGGAGGGTCGGAGTCCGCCCGTGCGCGCCGTGCCTCTCCGTGCTCCCGCTCACGCCTTCCCGCCGTCGCCGTGGCCGTCATCGTCGTCGTGGCGGGCGCGGCTGGGCTGGACGCGCTTGGGTTCGCCGGGCATCTTCGGGTACTCCGGCGGATAGGGCATGTCGCCGAGCCCGCGCTCCTTCTCGTCCCGGTCGGCCAGCTCCAGCAGGGCGTCGAGCCGGAACGCCTCCTGGTCCATGTCGGCGTGTACGTCGCCGAGTTCGGCGTAGCGCGCCGGGAGCGTGACGATGTCGAAGTCGCGCGGTTCGGCGTCGTCGATCTCCTCCCAGCGCAGCGGCGCGGAGACCGGGGCGTGCGGAAAGGGGCGTACGGAGTAGGCGGAGGCGATGGTGCGGTCGCGGGCGGTCTGGTTGAAGTCGACGAAGATCCGCTCGCCGCGCTCCTCCTTCCACCAAGCGGTCGTCACCCGCTCGGGCATCCGCCGCTCCAGCTCGCGCCCGGCGGCGATGGTGGCGCGCCGCACCTCGGTGAAGGTCCAGGCGGGCTCGATGGGCACGAAGACGTGGATGCCCCGGCCGCCGGAGGTCTTGGGCCAGCCGCGTACGCCGTGGTCCTCCAGGACGGAGCGCAGCTCATGGGCGGCGGTGACGGCGTCCGCGTAATCGGTGCCGGGCTGCGGGTCCAGGTCGATGCGGAGTTCGTCCGGGTGGTCGGTGTCCCCGGCGCGGACCGGCCAGGGGTGGAACGTGAGGGTGCCGAGGTTGGCGGCCCAGATCACGGCGGCGAGCTCGGTGGGGCAGATCTCGTCGGCGGGCCTGCCGCTGGGGAAGGCGACGCGGGCGGTGGGGATCCACTCGGGGAGGTTCTTCGGGGCGCGCTTCTGGTAGAAGAAGTCGCCCTCCACTCCGTCGACGAAGCGCTGGAGCGTGGTCGGCCGGTGGTTCAGGGCGCGGGTGATCCCGGGCCCCACCGCCAGGAAGTACTCGGCCACGTCCCTCTTGGTGTAGCCCTTCTCCGGGAAGTACACCTTGTCCGGGTTGGACAGCCTCACGGCCCGTCCGCCCGCGTCCAGCTCCACCGCTGCTCCCATGACGGCCACCGTAGGCCGGTCGCACATATGCCGCACATCGGGAGACACGGGCGGGGTCGCGGTCCAGAATCGGCCCATGGACCTGCCGGTGATGCCGCCCGTGAAGCCGATGCTCGCCAAGTCGGTCTCCAAGATCCCGCCGGGCATGAGCTACGAGGCGAAGTGGGACGGCTTCCGGGCGATCGTGTACCGGGACGGGGACGAGGTGGAGATCGGCAGCCGCACGGGCAAGTCCCTGACCCGCTACTTCCCCGACCTGGTCGACGTCGTACGGGGGAATCTCCCGCCGCGCTGTGTGATCGACGGGGAGATCGTCATCGCCCACGAGGGGCGGCTCGACTTCGAGCGGCTCAGCGAGCGCATCCATCCGGCGGACTCCCGGGTCCGGCTGCTCGCCGAGCAGACACCGGCGAGCCTGATCGCCTTCGACGTCCTCGCCGTCGACGACACCTCCCTCCTCCCCACCCGGCAGGCGGACCGGCGGGAGGTGCTGAGGGCCGCGCTCTCGGATGCGTCCGCGCCCGTCTTCCTCGCCCCGGCCACCACGGACATCGAGGTCGCCCGGGAGTGGTTCGAACGGTACGAGGGGGCCGGGCTCGACGGGATCGTGGCGAAACCGCTCGATCTCCCCTACCGGCCGGACGCCCGGGCGATGTACAAGATCAAGCACGAGCGGACCGCCGACGTCGTGGTGGCGGGCTATCGCGAGCACAAGAGCGGCCCGGTCGTCGGCTCGCTCCTGCTCGGCCTGTACGGCGCCGACGGCGTGCTCCAGCACGTCGGGGTCTGCGCGGCCTTCCCGATGAAGCGGCGCGCCGAGCTGGCCGAAGAACTCGTGCCGCTGCGCGTCGAGTTCGCCGAGCATCCGTGGGGCGCCTGGGCGGACGCGGCGGCGCACGAGCGGTCCCGGCTGCCGGGGACGCAGAACCGCTGGTCGGGCAAGAAGGACCAGTCCTGGGTGCCACTGCGCCCGGAGCGGGTGTGCGAGGTGGCCTACGACCACATGGAGGGCGACCGGTTCCGGCACACCACCCAGTTCCGTCGGTGGCGGCCGGACCGGTCCCCCGCCGGCTGTACGTACGCGCAGTTGGAGGAGGTCGTCTCCTACGACCTGTCCGAGGTGCTGTCGGGCGGCTGACCCCTGCTCACGGCGCCCGCCCGGACATGCCCGGCGGTTGGCGGGGAACATTCCCGTGCGGGAGAGGGCTCATCCGCGGCGGGTGGGTCCTCTCCCGCCGCACCGGACCATGCGAAGCGAACGGGGAGACGATCATGACCGACGACGACCGGAACGCCGACGACCCCGCGGAGCTGCTGAAGGGACTGACCGTCGACGGCCGGCGCCCCGAGCAGCCCGTGCTCCTCGACGAGCAGGGCCGTCCTCTCGAGACGTGGCGGGAGAACCATCCCTACGACCGGCGGGTGCGCCGCAGGGAGTACGAACGGGAGAAACGATTCCTCCAGATCGAGCTCCTGAAGCTCCAGCGGTGGGTCCGCGAGAGCGGGCAGCGGCTGGTGGTCCTGTGCGAGGGCCGCGACGCGGCGGGCAAGGGCGGGACGATCCAGCGGTTCACCGAGCGGCTCAACCCGCGTGGGGCGCGCGTGATCGCGCTGGAGAAGCCCACCGAGCGGGAGAGCGGACAGTGGTACTTCCAGCGGTACGTGGCGCATCTTCCGACCGCCGGCGAGATCGTCTTCTTCGACCGCTCCTGGTACAACCGGGCCGGGGTGGAGCGGGTGATGGACTTCTGCACACCGGAGCAGTACACGCACTTCCTGAAGCAGGCCCCGCAGTTCGAGCGGATGCTCGTCGACGACGGTGTCCTGCTGGTGAAGTTCTGGTTCTCGGTCTCCCGCGCCGAGCAGCGGACCCGCTTCGCGATCCGGCAGGTCGACCCGGTACGCCAGTGGAAGCTGTCGCCGACCGACGTGGCCTCCTTGGATCTCTGGGACGAGTACACCGCCGCGAAGGTCGAGATGTTCCGGTCCACGGACACCGAGTGCGCGCCGTGGACCGTGGTGAAGAACAACGACAAGAAGCGCGGCCGGCTGGAGGCGATGCGCAGCCTTCTGTGGCGTTTCGACTACGACAGCAAGGATGAGAAGGGCGTAGGAGCCCCGGATCCGCTCATCGTGGGTCCCGCGGACACCTTGCTGGAGCCGGGTGAGGAACAGGCGGATCTCTCGCCGACCCCCCTGACCGGCGGGGTCCACGGGCCGGGCGACCATCCCGGGCGGGAGTGATTCCCCGTCCCCGCTGCGGCGAAGGCGGGGACGGGGACGGGGCGGGGGCGGGGAGTCGCCCCGTACGAAGGCCCTGCTGGTTCGGGTCAGGAGCCCGGCTGCCCCTCCGGTGCGCAGGGGTCGGCGGAACCGTTCGCACCCGTCGAGGCCGGCTCGGTCGGCGAAGGTTCGGACGGGGACGGTGGCGGGGTGTCATCGGGGCAGCCCGGGCCGGTCTCGCCGGGGTCGGGCGAGGTGGTGGGGTCGGGCGACGGGGTGGGGCCGGGGTCCGTCGGGTCGGGGCTGGGGCTCGGGCCCGGATCGGTGGGACCCGGATCGGTCGGGCCGGTCGGGCTGGGGCTCGGTCCTGGGTCGGTGGGGCCGGGGTCCGTCGGGTCGGGGCTCGGGCTCGGGGAGCCGGGGCCCGTGGGGCGGGGAGTGGGCTTCGGGCTCGGCGGCCGGGTGGGCTGCGGGCCGACGACGACGCCTCCGTCGCCCTTGCCGGGACGGCCCGGAGCGCCGGGCCCGCCGACCGGTGCCTTGGGCGGGGTCTTCCCGCCCGGGCCCGGACTGGCCGGGAGGACGCCCCGGCCGTCGGCGACCGGATGGCTTCCGCCGCGGTAGAACTCCAGCCAGGACAGCACGGTCCGCAGATAGGTGTCGGAGCGGTTGTAGCTGAGGATCGCCCGGTCCAGGTCGGCGCGGCGGGTCAGATCGCGGGACCCGGCACAGAGGTAGCGCCCGGCGGCGAGCGCCGCGTCGTAGATGTTGTCCGGGTCCCGGCGGCCGTCGCCGTTGCCGTCGGCGCCCCAGGCCGCCCAGGTCGAGGGGATGAACTGCATCGGCCCGACGGCCCGGTCGTAGGCCCGGTCGCCGTCGTACGCCCCGTCGTCCGTGTCCCGGATCAGGGCGAAGCCGTTGCCGTCGAGCGCGGGGCCGAGGATCGGGGTGAGCGTCGTCCCGCGGGCGTCGACCCGCCCGCCGGACGCCTGGCCCGACTCGACCTTGCCGATCGCCGCGAGCAGCTGCCACGGGAGCCCGCAGCCGGGGTCGCCGCGGCCCACCGCGCTCTCGGCCTTGCGGTAGGCGGCCAGCACGGTCGCCGGAATGCCCGCCTCGGACCAGGCCCGGGCCACGAGCGGATCGGGCTTCGCCCCGGGCTTCGGGGGAGCGGGCGGCTTCGGGGACCGCAGCGGAGGCAACTCGGTGTGGTAGACGTCGTCACCCGGCACCTCGCTCCACACGACGTCGTCCGAAGCCGCCGCCTTCCCCTGCCGGGGCTCGGGCAGAACGACCCCCGGAGCCTGGGAGGCGGTGAGCGCGGTCATCGCGGCGACCGCGGTGGCCGTGGTGCCGAGCCGTCGGCGCACCGTGCGGTTGAAGCTCATCTGGACTCCACTCCCCTCTCCGGGGCTCAGCGGGTGAACGTGTCGATGGCGGCGATCAGCCAGGTGTCCCCGCGGCGGACGGCGTCCACGGCGAACATGGCCGCCGCGTACGTCGTCTCCTCGTCCTTGCCGGTACGGGTGTTGCTCTGGTCGGCGAAGATCAGCACCCGGGCGCGGTCGCCGTCGAGGAACTCGACCCCGCTCCCGGTCACGGTGGTGGTCAGGACGAGCTTCTGCTTCGGGGCCTGCTCCCGTACGTCGGCGAGCATGTCCTTGTGCTGCTGCACGGCCCGGCCGGTCAGATAGGTGCTCGCGGCGCGCTCGGACCGGGCGGGTGAGGCGTAGTCGTACGAGAACACCGCGCCGGCCGCCTCGCTGATCCGGCCCTTCACCTCACTGGTCCGGCCGATGTCGGTGAGCGCGGTGTTCTGCCGGGCCGGCTCGTCGCGGAGGCTGTCGGCCGAGGTGAACGCCCAGGCGGCGAAGGCTCCGAGGAGGACGGTGAGGGCGCAGAGCACGGCGGGGAGTCCGACGCGCAGGCGGGACGCCCCGGCACGGGGGGCGTCCGCAGGGGCGTCGGGAGCGGCGTCGGACCCGGCAGAGGCGTCGGTGTCGCTGTCGCTGTCGCTGTCGGTTTTGCGATCGGTGTTGCGATCGGTTGCGGTGGTTTCCGCTGCCCGCGGCGGTTCGGGGTCGGCAGCGGTGGCGGTGGTGGTGGCGGCGGTCTGTTCGGGTGCCGGATCGGTCTCGGCCCCCGGTGTGCGCGGTGGTGCCGTGGCCAGCCGGCGGCGGCGGTTCACGAGGTGACGGGTCGTCGACATGGGCGGGGTCCTCTCCGGGGGCGTGCGGGGCATGCGGCTGCGTGCGGATACGGGGACCGGGGTCAGCCGCCCGCGCCGCCGACGGGCGCCTGGCCGAGCGCGCTGAGCTTCCACCCGTCGGAGGTGCGCGTGAGACTCCCGAGCAACCGGCTCTCCTTCACCGCTGGTTCACCCTTCGGCGCGGTCACGGTGACCCGCAGTGCCACCATCACCCCTGCCCGGCCCGCCCGTTGGTCCAGCTCGGTCACCGCGCCGGAGAGGACCTTCGCGGTGCTCACCGTCTTGGCGGCGGCGATCTGCTCGGCGAACGCGTCGCGTCCCTCCACGAGTTGGCTGCGCAGATCGCCCGTGGTGGACTGCTCCCAGCTGTCGAGCCCCTTCTCCAGGGAGCGGTGGTCCAGGGTGTTCATGTTCTGCACCGCCTGCTCGCCCGCCGCCAGTGCGTCGTCCCGCGCCT from Streptomyces sp. CA-278952 carries:
- a CDS encoding lytic transglycosylase domain-containing protein, coding for MSFNRTVRRRLGTTATAVAAMTALTASQAPGVVLPEPRQGKAAASDDVVWSEVPGDDVYHTELPPLRSPKPPAPPKPGAKPDPLVARAWSEAGIPATVLAAYRKAESAVGRGDPGCGLPWQLLAAIGKVESGQASGGRVDARGTTLTPILGPALDGNGFALIRDTDDGAYDGDRAYDRAVGPMQFIPSTWAAWGADGNGDGRRDPDNIYDAALAAGRYLCAGSRDLTRRADLDRAILSYNRSDTYLRTVLSWLEFYRGGSHPVADGRGVLPASPGPGGKTPPKAPVGGPGAPGRPGKGDGGVVVGPQPTRPPSPKPTPRPTGPGSPSPSPDPTDPGPTDPGPSPSPTGPTDPGPTDPGPSPSPDPTDPGPTPSPDPTTSPDPGETGPGCPDDTPPPSPSEPSPTEPASTGANGSADPCAPEGQPGS
- a CDS encoding nuclear transport factor 2 family protein; the protein is MARQRTAQQEPAGQDSAQESPAPAGTVRAGTVRAGARNPLVIAALALAVCAAGAAGWGGWLRYEATHDDAASFAQARDDALAAGEQAVQNMNTLDHRSLEKGLDSWEQSTTGDLRSQLVEGRDAFAEQIAAAKTVSTAKVLSGAVTELDQRAGRAGVMVALRVTVTAPKGEPAVKESRLLGSLTRTSDGWKLSALGQAPVGGAGG